One Melanotaenia boesemani isolate fMelBoe1 chromosome 8, fMelBoe1.pri, whole genome shotgun sequence DNA segment encodes these proteins:
- the LOC121644147 gene encoding uncharacterized protein LOC121644147 — MLERQHNVKSPEKVLHIDTYGMTSVWNGKVPRFRWDPSKYQLLFGVVNEHHHWFLVVIYPSQNKTLLLDPLGETAAKLKRCQDASRALMRRKGIHVSRWKCDTVPHPHQPDSTSCGVFAIVFAEKILYNQPVTFPASPKDVSDLWWQIATTLLRDSDDLTNLCLHCGEASVDGSPEEQLTWISCDACGRWFHHDCVGQPKMEEPFKCTAC, encoded by the exons ATGCTTGAGAGGCAGCACAATGTGAAGTCACCAGAGAAGGTTCTTCATATTGATACATATGGAATGACATCAGTATGGAATGGAAAAGTTCCACGATTCAGG TGGGACCCTTCAAAATATCAGTTGCTGTTTGGAGTTGTGAATGAACACCATCACTGGTTTCTGGTT GTGATATATCCATCACAGAACAAGACGCTCCTCCTGGATCCACTTGGAGAAACTGCTGCCAAGTTAAAAAGGTGCCAGGATGCATCAAG GGCACTCATGAGGAGAAAAGGGATACATGTGTCAAGGTGGAAATGTGACACAGTGCCTCATCCCCACCAACCAGACAGCACGTCCTGTGGTGTTTTTGCCATTGTG TTTGCAGAGAAAATCTTATACAATCAGCCAGTCACATTTCCTGCTTCCCCAAAGGATGTGTCAGATTTGTGGTGGCAGATTGCCACTACTCTTCTCAGAGATTCAG ATGACCTGACAAACCTGTGTCTTCACTGTGGGGAGGCCAGTGTGGATGGCAGTCCAGAGGAACAACTGACTTGG ATCTCATGTGATGCCTGTGGAAGGTGGTTCCACCATGACTGTGTTGGACAACCAAAGATGGAGGAACCATTCAAGTGTACAGCATGCTGA